A window of the Roseburia sp. 831b genome harbors these coding sequences:
- a CDS encoding DUF1836 domain-containing protein, with amino-acid sequence MTIDTKRFLSSILESLDAIDYVKPEDIPNIPLYMDQVTTFMDSQLASSKRHEDDKILTKTMINNYAKNNLLPPPEKKKYTKEHVLTLIFIYYLKNILSISDIQSILNPITDKYFGNEEKLSLKDIYTEVFGLEHHETQNLMKDLAKKFNTAHETFTDVPEEDKELLQTFSFICMLSYDVYIKKMLIEKTIDEFEKKHQPAKETTEKPHKGKK; translated from the coding sequence ATGACAATTGATACAAAACGCTTTTTAAGCAGTATCTTAGAAAGCTTAGATGCAATAGATTATGTAAAACCAGAGGACATTCCAAATATTCCGCTTTATATGGATCAGGTTACAACCTTCATGGATTCCCAGCTTGCATCTTCCAAACGACACGAAGATGACAAAATCTTAACCAAGACCATGATTAACAATTATGCGAAAAACAACCTGCTTCCACCGCCGGAGAAGAAAAAATACACCAAAGAACATGTCCTGACTTTGATTTTTATTTACTATCTGAAAAATATTTTAAGCATCAGTGACATCCAGTCTATCTTAAATCCAATCACGGACAAGTATTTTGGAAATGAAGAAAAACTTAGCTTAAAGGATATCTATACCGAGGTATTTGGCTTAGAGCACCACGAGACGCAGAATCTGATGAAGGATCTTGCCAAGAAATTTAACACCGCTCACGAGACATTTACGGATGTCCCGGAAGAGGACAAGGAACTGTTGCAGACTTTTAGCTTTATCTGTATGTTAAGCTATGACGTCTACATTAAAAAAATGCTGATTGAAAAGACAATCGATGAATTTGAAAAGAAACATCAGCCTGCGAAGGAAACAACTGAAAAACCGCATAAAGGGAAAAAATAA
- a CDS encoding COG2426 family protein, translating to MLKHYIMIFFISMVPLIELRGAIPYSQIFGLPIVPSFIICIIGNMVPIPIIYLFARKVLIWGADKPVIGKFFTFCLEKGEKGGKKLQAKAGRGLFLALLLFVGIPVPGTGAWTGTLAASILDMDFKSTVAAVLLGILLAGVIMMTLSFVGVNIF from the coding sequence ATGTTAAAGCATTACATTATGATTTTTTTCATTTCCATGGTGCCATTGATTGAATTAAGAGGAGCAATTCCATATTCGCAGATTTTTGGGTTGCCGATTGTTCCGTCTTTTATCATTTGCATCATTGGAAATATGGTACCGATTCCGATTATTTATCTGTTTGCCAGAAAAGTGTTAATCTGGGGTGCGGATAAGCCGGTTATCGGAAAATTCTTTACTTTTTGTCTGGAAAAAGGCGAAAAAGGTGGAAAGAAACTTCAGGCAAAGGCGGGAAGAGGTTTGTTTTTAGCATTACTTCTTTTTGTAGGAATTCCGGTACCTGGAACAGGTGCATGGACCGGAACCTTGGCAGCAAGTATCTTAGACATGGATTTTAAATCGACGGTAGCAGCAGTGTTACTTGGAATTCTTCTTGCGGGTGTCATTATGATGACACTTAGCTTTGTCGGGGTTAACATTTTTTAA
- a CDS encoding CPBP family intramembrane glutamic endopeptidase — translation MSKKIGYFFYSFLPFLLVFAIEYAATFFLLGILCVVELIATSGNSAIDVGSIFADVMNQQTNVRFSTYTMVLYSLISICTFGIWYVVKFHGRLCPDFKQNFHPKTVLGIVLLTPGAQCICTYLVAILATLFPSWMDTYEKLLENAGMDDKLTFGLFLYSVLLAPVCEEMLCRGVILKSIRRCLPFWAANLFQALLFGVLHMNMIQGVYAFCLGIILGLVYEKTGSIFYSILLHMMFNLWGTVIGTLLDFSGSIPLYLFSSTIYMALFVIGAVLVFGQKKTRV, via the coding sequence ATGTCAAAAAAAATTGGGTACTTTTTTTATTCTTTTTTACCGTTTTTGCTTGTTTTTGCCATTGAATACGCCGCAACCTTTTTCTTATTGGGCATCCTTTGTGTCGTAGAACTTATTGCTACTTCTGGGAATTCGGCCATTGATGTCGGCTCTATTTTTGCAGATGTGATGAACCAGCAGACAAATGTACGTTTTTCTACCTATACGATGGTTCTTTACTCTTTGATTTCTATCTGCACCTTTGGCATTTGGTATGTTGTAAAGTTTCATGGCAGACTTTGCCCGGACTTTAAACAGAATTTTCATCCAAAAACAGTTCTTGGCATCGTCCTTTTAACACCGGGTGCGCAATGTATCTGCACCTACCTTGTCGCCATCCTGGCAACCTTATTTCCAAGCTGGATGGACACGTATGAAAAATTATTAGAAAATGCCGGCATGGATGACAAATTAACCTTTGGTCTTTTCCTGTACTCGGTTCTCCTCGCACCCGTCTGTGAAGAAATGCTCTGCAGAGGCGTGATTTTAAAAAGTATCAGACGCTGTCTTCCATTCTGGGCTGCAAACCTGTTCCAGGCACTCTTATTCGGTGTGCTCCACATGAATATGATTCAGGGCGTTTATGCCTTCTGCCTCGGAATTATCCTCGGACTGGTTTATGAAAAAACAGGATCGATTTTCTACTCCATCCTGCTCCATATGATGTTCAATTTATGGGGAACCGTGATTGGAACGTTACTCGACTTCTCAGGTTCCATCCCACTGTACCTTTTCTCCTCCACCATTTATATGGCTCTGTTTGTAATTGGGGCAGTGTTAGTTTTTGGACAGAAAAAGACAAGAGTTTAA
- a CDS encoding recombinase zinc beta ribbon domain-containing protein has protein sequence MGVKTPAGKDKWHPSSVMSILQNEKYKGDALLQKTFTKDFLTHKLVVNNGEVPQYYVEGHHEGIVTADQFDQVQAEILRRKGMQKYSGVGLFSSIIRCGECGSWYGAKVWHSNDKYRKVIYRCNNKYADGCKCKTPHINEDELKKLFIKAANELFSEREEILANTKVMMEMVCETDSLDRDLQDSIAELNIISEQMQIAIAENSRVALDQDEYEKRYAELTARYEKAKAKYDDIAEQIERRQSKNCSKGSFELWRSRTA, from the coding sequence ATGGGAGTGAAGACCCCTGCCGGGAAAGATAAATGGCATCCAAGTTCAGTGATGAGTATCCTTCAGAATGAAAAGTACAAAGGGGATGCCCTTCTGCAGAAGACATTTACAAAGGACTTCTTAACTCATAAGCTGGTAGTTAACAATGGCGAGGTGCCACAGTATTATGTGGAAGGACACCATGAAGGCATTGTGACAGCCGACCAGTTCGACCAAGTTCAGGCAGAAATTTTAAGGCGAAAGGGTATGCAGAAATATAGTGGTGTGGGATTGTTTTCTTCCATAATAAGGTGTGGAGAATGTGGTTCTTGGTACGGTGCCAAGGTTTGGCATTCCAATGATAAGTACAGAAAGGTCATCTACAGATGCAATAACAAATATGCCGATGGTTGCAAGTGCAAAACACCACACATCAACGAGGATGAGTTAAAGAAATTGTTCATCAAGGCGGCCAACGAGTTATTTTCTGAAAGGGAAGAGATTCTTGCAAACACCAAAGTTATGATGGAAATGGTCTGTGAGACGGATTCACTGGACAGGGATTTGCAGGATAGCATCGCAGAACTTAACATCATCTCGGAGCAGATGCAGATTGCCATTGCAGAGAACAGCCGTGTGGCATTAGACCAGGACGAGTATGAAAAACGCTATGCCGAACTTACGGCAAGATATGAAAAGGCAAAAGCTAAGTATGATGACATCGCAGAGCAGATAGAAAGAAGGCAAAGCAAGAATTGTTCAAAGGGTTCATTCGAACTTTGGAGAAGCAGGACGGCTTAA
- the pcrA gene encoding DNA helicase PcrA: MSIYDTLNEQQQKGVFTTEGPVLLLAGAGSGKTRVLTHRTAYLIEEKGVNPYHIMAITFTNKAAGEMRERIDKLIGYGSESIWVATFHSTCVRILRRHIDRLGFDTNFTIYDADDQKTLMKDICKRLNIDTKIYKEKSLLAAISHAKDELVGPEDFALRAAGDYTKQKQAQVYREYQQQLKKNNALDFDDLIIKTVELLQNDAEVREYYQERFHYLMVDEYQDTNTAQFELIRQLSGKYRNLCVVGDDDQSIYKFRGANIFNILNFEKYFPDAVTIKLEQNYRSTQNILNAANGVIANNVGRKSKKLWTANDEGEKITFEQFNTGYDEADYITRSILRDVKNGTYHYGDIAILYRTNAQSRLFEERFVVSNIPYKIVGGVNFYARKEVKDILAYLKTIDNARDDLAVKRIINVPKRGIGATTLNKVSDYAAVEGISFYRALQMADDISTLGRSAVKIKPFVNFIQMMRTKASILSVSELVEEVIEETGYVRELELEGTEEAQARIENIDELISKVVAYEEGEDTPTLSGFLEEVALVADIDGLEDDSDYVVLMTLHSAKGLEFPKVFLAGMEDGLFPSYMSITSDNSREELEEERRLAYVGITRAMQELTITCARQRMVRGETQYNKVSRFVKEIPAELLEGEMPSMSKIEQSGTDAFKRKAPGKSILKKPSSGQAMQAKAFASANTAKTTLDYKVGDTVRHIKFGEGVVTAIVEGGRDYEVTVQFETAGTKKMFASFAKLKKL; the protein is encoded by the coding sequence ATGAGTATTTACGATACATTAAATGAACAACAGCAGAAAGGTGTGTTTACAACAGAAGGACCTGTCCTTTTGCTGGCAGGTGCCGGCTCTGGTAAGACCAGAGTGTTGACACACAGAACAGCATATCTGATTGAGGAAAAAGGCGTGAATCCCTATCACATTATGGCGATTACGTTCACGAATAAGGCTGCAGGCGAGATGAGAGAGCGTATTGACAAACTGATTGGCTATGGCTCGGAGAGCATCTGGGTGGCAACCTTCCATTCCACCTGTGTGCGCATATTAAGAAGACATATTGACCGTCTGGGATTTGATACCAATTTCACAATTTACGATGCAGATGACCAGAAGACGCTGATGAAGGACATTTGCAAGCGTTTGAATATTGATACTAAGATTTACAAAGAAAAAAGTCTTCTTGCAGCAATTTCCCATGCAAAAGATGAACTGGTCGGACCAGAAGATTTTGCACTCCGGGCAGCAGGAGATTACACTAAACAAAAGCAGGCGCAGGTGTACCGGGAATACCAGCAGCAGTTGAAGAAGAATAATGCATTGGATTTTGATGATTTGATTATTAAGACGGTGGAGCTGCTTCAGAATGATGCAGAAGTCCGGGAGTATTATCAGGAGCGTTTCCATTATCTGATGGTGGATGAGTATCAGGATACGAATACCGCACAGTTTGAACTGATTCGCCAGTTGTCCGGGAAGTACCGCAACCTTTGTGTGGTAGGTGACGATGACCAGTCTATCTATAAGTTCCGTGGAGCAAATATTTTTAATATTTTGAATTTTGAAAAATATTTCCCGGATGCCGTTACCATTAAGTTAGAGCAGAATTACCGTTCGACACAGAACATTTTGAATGCTGCAAATGGCGTGATTGCAAACAATGTCGGAAGAAAATCCAAAAAGCTCTGGACGGCAAATGACGAGGGCGAAAAGATTACGTTTGAGCAGTTCAATACCGGATATGATGAGGCGGATTACATCACAAGATCGATTCTTCGCGATGTGAAAAATGGGACTTATCATTACGGAGACATTGCGATTTTGTATCGTACCAATGCACAGTCCCGTTTGTTTGAGGAACGTTTTGTCGTATCGAATATTCCATACAAAATTGTCGGTGGCGTAAACTTCTATGCCAGAAAAGAAGTAAAGGATATCCTTGCATACTTAAAAACGATTGATAATGCAAGAGATGACCTTGCGGTGAAACGAATTATCAATGTGCCAAAGAGAGGAATCGGAGCAACCACGCTGAATAAAGTGTCGGATTATGCAGCAGTAGAGGGAATTAGTTTTTACCGCGCCCTGCAGATGGCGGATGACATCTCCACATTAGGAAGAAGTGCAGTCAAGATTAAGCCGTTTGTGAATTTTATCCAGATGATGCGCACCAAGGCATCGATTCTTAGCGTGTCCGAGCTTGTCGAAGAAGTCATCGAGGAAACCGGTTATGTGAGAGAGTTGGAATTAGAAGGAACCGAAGAAGCGCAGGCAAGAATCGAGAATATCGATGAGTTGATCAGTAAGGTTGTGGCATATGAAGAGGGAGAAGATACGCCGACATTAAGCGGATTCTTAGAGGAAGTGGCGCTGGTCGCTGACATTGATGGACTGGAGGATGACAGCGATTATGTCGTATTGATGACATTACATAGTGCAAAAGGATTGGAGTTCCCGAAAGTATTTTTAGCAGGAATGGAAGACGGACTGTTCCCAAGTTACATGTCCATCACATCAGACAATTCCAGGGAAGAATTAGAAGAAGAACGCCGTCTTGCCTATGTGGGTATCACAAGAGCGATGCAGGAGCTTACCATCACCTGTGCAAGACAGCGTATGGTTCGCGGGGAGACACAGTACAATAAAGTGTCCCGTTTTGTAAAAGAGATTCCGGCAGAATTGCTAGAAGGTGAAATGCCAAGTATGAGCAAAATCGAACAAAGCGGCACGGACGCATTCAAAAGAAAAGCACCGGGAAAATCTATCCTTAAGAAACCATCTTCCGGTCAGGCTATGCAGGCAAAAGCATTTGCTTCAGCCAATACCGCAAAGACAACGTTAGATTACAAAGTAGGAGATACGGTCCGCCATATCAAGTTCGGGGAAGGCGTTGTAACGGCGATTGTCGAAGGCGGAAGAGATTACGAGGTAACCGTCCAGTTTGAGACAGCGGGAACGAAGAAAATGTTTGCCTCTTTTGCAAAATTAAAAAAATTATAA
- the groES gene encoding co-chaperone GroES, translating into MQLKPLGERVVLKQQEAEEKTQSGIILPDSAKEKPQTAVVIAVGPGSEKNGKKTEMQVKEGDRVIYSQYSGTDVKLEDEEYIIVNQSDIIAIVE; encoded by the coding sequence ATGCAGTTAAAACCATTAGGAGAGCGTGTTGTTTTAAAACAGCAGGAAGCAGAAGAAAAAACCCAGTCCGGAATTATATTACCGGATAGTGCAAAAGAAAAGCCACAGACAGCTGTTGTCATTGCAGTAGGACCTGGAAGTGAAAAGAATGGAAAGAAAACAGAAATGCAGGTAAAAGAAGGCGACCGTGTGATTTATTCTCAGTATTCCGGTACAGATGTTAAGTTGGAGGATGAGGAATATATCATCGTAAATCAGTCCGACATTATTGCAATTGTGGAGTAG
- a CDS encoding recombinase family protein encodes MDYYTNYITSRDDWSFVGMYSDEGITATNTKRREGFNQMIEDALAGKIDLIITKSVSRFARNTVDSLTTVKELKEKGVEIYFEKENIWKLDAKGELLITIMSSLAQEESRSISENTTWGKRKMFADGRASIGFKHFLGYDRGTDGEFIINEEQAVTVRYIYKRYLEGYSTYKIACELT; translated from the coding sequence ATGGATTATTATACTAATTACATTACTTCCCGTGATGATTGGAGTTTTGTCGGGATGTATTCTGATGAGGGTATTACAGCTACAAACACCAAAAGAAGAGAAGGCTTTAACCAGATGATTGAGGATGCCCTTGCCGGAAAGATAGACCTTATCATCACAAAGTCGGTCAGCCGATTTGCAAGAAATACCGTTGATTCCCTAACAACAGTCAAGGAACTGAAGGAAAAAGGAGTGGAGATTTATTTCGAGAAAGAGAATATCTGGAAGCTCGATGCAAAAGGGGAGCTTCTTATTACGATAATGAGTTCCCTTGCACAGGAGGAATCCAGATCCATTTCAGAGAATACCACATGGGGAAAAAGAAAAATGTTTGCAGACGGAAGGGCGAGCATAGGATTTAAACACTTTCTGGGGTATGACAGAGGAACAGATGGCGAATTTATCATCAACGAAGAACAGGCAGTAACCGTCAGATATATTTACAAGCGATATCTTGAGGGGTATTCCACATATAAGATTGCCTGTGAACTTACCTAA
- a CDS encoding MarR family winged helix-turn-helix transcriptional regulator: MNIEKNLRGGKFNRLLEKAMVDVKNKTNLNRLELEVVYLLSHYDEITTLTDICRYTQMNKGHMSTTLENLVKQGYIVCKRDDKDRRYVKYELTDASEHLCQEMEILWAELTAKVVEGIDESSLAVFNRVSEQISHNIDRLLEND; the protein is encoded by the coding sequence ATGAATATTGAAAAAAATTTGAGAGGTGGAAAGTTTAATCGTCTTCTTGAAAAAGCTATGGTTGATGTAAAAAATAAGACAAACCTAAACAGATTGGAACTGGAAGTTGTTTATTTGCTATCTCATTATGATGAGATAACAACATTGACGGATATATGTCGGTACACGCAGATGAATAAAGGTCATATGTCTACTACTTTAGAGAATCTTGTTAAACAAGGATACATTGTATGCAAAAGAGATGATAAAGATCGTAGATATGTGAAATATGAGCTGACCGATGCGTCGGAACATCTCTGTCAGGAAATGGAGATTCTCTGGGCAGAGTTAACCGCCAAGGTGGTGGAAGGAATTGATGAAAGTTCTTTGGCGGTATTTAACCGGGTGTCTGAGCAGATTAGTCATAATATAGACAGATTGTTGGAGAATGACTAG
- the rlmD gene encoding 23S rRNA (uracil(1939)-C(5))-methyltransferase RlmD produces the protein MKKGQVLEGIIERVDFPNKGIVTTEEGKTVVVKNGIPGQKVSFSINKIRKGKCEGRLLEVLEKSDLESDVPGCIHAGECGGCTYQSLPYEEQLKMKAEQVKKLMDQVISAEEAYDFLGIKPSPMQKEYRNKMEFSFGDEVKDGPLSLGMHKRGSFYDIVSVPDCQIVDEDFRTVLSTTLSYFKEKEITYYHKLRHTGYLRHLLVRKAVKTGEILVDLVTTTQIDFAAGKENPAFSGTEEELLEGWNQALQTASYKGKMTGILHTRNDNVADTVTNEGTDILFGQDYFYEELLGLRFKITPFSFFQTNSLGAEVLYQTAREFIGDALPSETEEDVASNGKVVFDLYSGTGTIAQMLSPVAKKVIGVEIIEEAVEAAKENAALNGLHNCEFIAGDVLKVIDSIEEKPDYIVLDPPRDGINPKALEKIIRYDVPQMVYISCKPTSLARDLEVLQARGYRVEKVRCVDMFPNTVHVETVVLLSQQKPDDYVEVELELDELDVTSAESKATYKEIQEYVLKEHGLKVSNLYISQVKRKCGIEVGENYNLPKSEDSRQPQCLVEKEKAIRDALEHFGML, from the coding sequence ATGAAAAAAGGACAGGTTTTAGAAGGTATCATTGAGCGCGTTGACTTTCCAAACAAAGGCATTGTGACAACAGAGGAAGGAAAAACAGTTGTAGTTAAAAATGGAATTCCAGGACAGAAGGTTTCTTTTTCCATCAACAAGATTCGCAAGGGAAAATGCGAGGGAAGACTTTTAGAAGTATTAGAAAAGTCTGATTTAGAATCCGATGTGCCGGGATGTATCCATGCAGGAGAATGTGGTGGATGTACCTACCAAAGTCTGCCATATGAAGAGCAGTTAAAAATGAAAGCAGAACAGGTCAAAAAGCTGATGGATCAGGTAATTTCAGCGGAAGAAGCTTATGATTTCCTTGGAATTAAACCAAGTCCGATGCAAAAAGAATATCGTAATAAGATGGAGTTTTCGTTTGGAGATGAGGTAAAAGATGGCCCGCTTTCCCTTGGAATGCACAAACGTGGAAGCTTTTACGACATCGTGAGTGTCCCGGATTGTCAAATTGTTGACGAAGATTTTCGAACAGTTCTTTCTACCACACTGTCTTATTTTAAAGAAAAGGAGATTACTTACTATCATAAACTTCGTCATACCGGATATCTCCGTCACCTTCTGGTTCGAAAGGCAGTTAAGACCGGCGAAATCTTAGTAGATCTTGTAACAACGACGCAGATTGATTTTGCGGCAGGAAAGGAGAATCCAGCGTTCTCTGGAACAGAGGAAGAATTGTTAGAGGGCTGGAACCAGGCATTGCAGACCGCTTCTTACAAAGGAAAAATGACAGGGATTCTTCATACCAGGAATGATAATGTCGCAGATACGGTCACAAACGAAGGAACCGATATTTTATTTGGACAGGATTATTTCTACGAGGAGTTATTAGGACTTCGTTTTAAAATTACACCATTTTCCTTTTTCCAGACCAATTCTCTTGGTGCAGAAGTGTTATATCAGACTGCAAGAGAATTTATTGGCGACGCACTTCCAAGCGAGACAGAGGAAGATGTTGCTTCCAATGGAAAAGTAGTATTCGATTTATATTCTGGAACCGGAACCATTGCACAGATGCTCTCCCCGGTTGCAAAGAAGGTAATCGGTGTTGAAATCATCGAAGAGGCAGTGGAGGCTGCAAAAGAGAATGCAGCATTAAATGGTTTACATAACTGTGAGTTCATCGCCGGTGATGTCCTAAAAGTCATCGATTCCATCGAAGAAAAACCGGACTACATTGTACTTGACCCACCTCGTGATGGAATTAATCCCAAGGCACTCGAAAAAATCATCCGCTACGATGTACCACAGATGGTCTACATCTCCTGCAAGCCGACAAGTCTTGCGAGAGACTTAGAGGTGCTCCAGGCGAGAGGGTATCGTGTGGAGAAGGTCCGTTGTGTGGATATGTTTCCGAATACGGTGCATGTGGAGACTGTAGTTCTTTTGTCCCAACAAAAGCCGGATGATTATGTTGAGGTGGAACTTGAGTTGGATGAGCTGGATGTGACTTCGGCAGAGAGTAAGGCGACTTATAAGGAAATTCAGGAGTATGTGCTGAAAGAACATGGGCTGAAGGTTTCTAATCTGTATATTTCGCAGGTAAAAAGGAAATGTGGAATAGAGGTTGGGGAGAATTATAATCTTCCTAAATCGGAAGATAGCAGACAGCCTCAATGTCTGGTGGAGAAGGAAAAAGCTATTAGGGATGCGCTGGAGCATTTTGGGATGCTATAA
- a CDS encoding IS91 family transposase, whose protein sequence is MNILQSIFTDYYEHIIYQLHPRPAVIENVNKMIHCGDSSHGGAMYGCPHCGNLKFVPFRCKSRFCPSCGNKYNQLRSFQMSCKLVSCVHRHCVFTIPEELRIYFLKDRSLLNCLFHSVRDVVLRMFSKMNKTENFTPGFICVLHTFGRDLKWNPHIHALISEGGAGNITPWRPVKHFDYNFLRNAFRKVLLEQLSFRIGPTFRKVKNEMYTKHSNGFYVRAKPNLCTPDITIKYISRYLGRPVIATSRIDYYDGENVTFHYTRHEDNKTVTETIPALNFIQKLIVHIPEKHFKMLRYYGIYAKHHKQEKNLRKCISAEKQHFLRSIQDWRHSILLSFGYDPLCCSECGTSMLVLEVYHKKTALFEQYRKVMGYG, encoded by the coding sequence ATGAATATATTACAATCCATCTTTACCGATTATTATGAACACATCATTTACCAACTCCATCCTCGTCCTGCTGTCATTGAAAATGTCAACAAGATGATTCATTGTGGTGACTCTTCTCACGGTGGTGCCATGTATGGCTGTCCTCACTGCGGAAATCTTAAATTTGTTCCCTTTCGCTGTAAAAGCCGTTTTTGCCCTTCCTGTGGAAACAAATACAACCAGCTTCGTTCTTTTCAGATGTCCTGCAAGCTCGTTTCCTGTGTTCACCGCCATTGTGTTTTCACCATCCCAGAGGAACTCCGCATTTATTTTCTCAAAGACAGGTCTCTCTTAAATTGCTTATTTCATTCTGTCCGTGACGTTGTCCTTCGTATGTTTTCCAAAATGAATAAAACTGAAAACTTTACTCCCGGATTTATCTGTGTTCTTCACACCTTTGGGCGTGACTTAAAATGGAATCCCCATATCCATGCCCTCATCTCTGAAGGCGGTGCTGGCAACATCACTCCCTGGCGTCCTGTCAAACACTTTGATTACAACTTTCTTCGTAATGCCTTCCGCAAAGTGCTGCTTGAACAGCTCTCCTTCCGTATTGGTCCCACCTTTCGTAAAGTTAAAAATGAAATGTACACAAAACACTCCAATGGTTTTTATGTTCGTGCAAAGCCAAATCTCTGCACTCCTGATATTACCATTAAATACATCAGCCGATACCTCGGCAGGCCTGTTATCGCCACATCACGTATTGATTATTATGACGGCGAAAATGTAACCTTTCATTACACCAGACACGAAGACAACAAAACAGTTACTGAAACCATCCCTGCTTTGAACTTCATCCAAAAACTAATTGTACACATCCCCGAAAAACATTTCAAAATGCTTCGCTACTATGGGATATATGCCAAACATCATAAACAGGAAAAGAATCTCCGTAAATGTATTTCTGCTGAAAAACAACATTTCCTGCGTTCTATCCAGGACTGGCGGCACTCCATTCTTCTCTCTTTCGGATACGACCCTCTCTGCTGTTCCGAATGTGGCACTTCTATGTTGGTTTTAGAAGTTTACCACAAAAAAACTGCACTATTTGAACAATATCGAAAGGTTATGGGATATGGATAA
- the hisC gene encoding histidinol-phosphate transaminase: MSNWESYVRKVVPYTPGEQPKEKDIIKLNTNENPYPPAPGVKEVYRAFETDRLRLYPDPSCGELVEAIAQFYGVKKEEVFVGVGSDDVLAMIFLTFFNSKKPILFPDITYSFYDVWADMLRIPYEVQPLKSDFTIDVTDYEKENGGIIFPNPNAPTGVLLETDKIEQILQKNKDVIVVVDEAYIDFGGKSALPLIQKYDNLLVVQTFSKSRSMAGIRIGYAMGNEKLIRYLSDVKYSFNSYTMNQLTLALGTAAIRDRAYFEETTTKVVQTRERVKKELKELGFSFADSMSNFIFATHESVTAKELFEALKKEHIFVRYFAKERIDNYLRISIGTDEQMDVFLSFLRKYLKKK; this comes from the coding sequence ATGAGTAACTGGGAAAGTTATGTGCGCAAGGTTGTTCCATACACACCAGGGGAGCAGCCAAAAGAGAAAGACATCATTAAGTTAAATACAAATGAAAACCCATATCCACCGGCACCAGGCGTTAAAGAGGTGTATCGTGCCTTTGAAACGGATCGGCTTAGACTGTATCCAGACCCATCCTGCGGGGAGCTTGTAGAGGCAATTGCGCAGTTTTACGGGGTAAAAAAGGAAGAGGTGTTTGTCGGCGTTGGTTCAGATGATGTACTTGCCATGATTTTCCTGACATTTTTTAATAGCAAAAAGCCAATTCTTTTCCCGGACATCACCTACTCTTTTTATGATGTATGGGCAGATATGCTTCGCATTCCGTATGAAGTCCAGCCGTTAAAGAGTGACTTTACGATTGATGTTACCGATTATGAAAAAGAAAATGGCGGTATCATTTTCCCAAACCCGAATGCGCCAACCGGCGTACTGCTTGAAACAGACAAAATTGAGCAGATTTTGCAGAAAAATAAAGATGTGATAGTGGTGGTGGATGAAGCATATATTGACTTTGGAGGAAAGTCAGCATTGCCTTTGATTCAAAAATATGATAACCTGCTTGTGGTACAGACATTTTCAAAATCCCGCTCCATGGCAGGAATCCGCATTGGTTATGCAATGGGAAATGAAAAGCTGATTCGCTATTTAAGTGATGTGAAGTATTCCTTCAACTCCTACACAATGAATCAGCTCACCCTGGCACTCGGAACTGCTGCGATTCGTGACAGAGCGTATTTTGAAGAAACAACTACAAAAGTAGTTCAAACAAGAGAACGTGTGAAGAAAGAATTAAAAGAACTCGGATTTTCGTTTGCAGATTCCATGAGCAACTTCATTTTTGCAACACATGAGTCAGTTACGGCAAAAGAGCTTTTCGAGGCGTTAAAGAAAGAACATATTTTTGTACGTTATTTTGCAAAAGAGAGAATTGATAACTATCTTCGTATCAGTATTGGTACGGATGAGCAGATGGATGTATTTCTGTCCTTTTTGCGTAAGTATTTGAAGAAAAAGTAG
- a CDS encoding YerC/YecD family TrpR-related protein, whose translation MSKKLRTEAVDHLFDAILCLENREECYTFFEDVCTVNELLSLSQRFEVAKMLRDQKTYLDIAEKTGASTATISRVNRSLNYGNDGYDMVFSRMPNE comes from the coding sequence ATGAGCAAGAAACTTAGAACAGAAGCAGTGGATCATCTTTTTGATGCGATACTTTGTCTGGAGAATAGAGAAGAATGCTACACATTTTTCGAAGATGTCTGCACTGTAAATGAATTACTTTCATTGTCACAGAGATTTGAGGTTGCTAAAATGCTTCGTGACCAGAAGACATATCTGGATATTGCAGAAAAGACAGGAGCGTCTACCGCAACAATCAGCCGTGTGAATCGTTCTTTGAACTATGGCAATGACGGTTATGACATGGTCTTTTCCAGAATGCCAAACGAATAA